The Trichoderma breve strain T069 chromosome 2, whole genome shotgun sequence DNA segment CTCTACTGTACGTTGAACCCTTTTAGCTGTCATTTTTCCTTGGGCGTAGCCGGGAACCGCTCTACAAGCCGTTCTCACCTAAGCccatttcccccctcccccttgAATTTTGCCACTGACTCTCAGCAACGCATGTAGCGACGGCAGCGCGCTGGCACCTCTACCGTTTACGCCTTCGTACGAGTTCGACAACTTCGTCACCACCTTTGAAGATCCCTTTTCTTATTCGTCTCGCCCGTTCGagcccatcaccaaccagGATGCCGCGAATGACGAGGCATCTCCCCAGGAGCTGGACAACAAGCTTCTGGGCTTCTCTGACCCGATCATGCATGCGACCATAGTGGATGAGGCGGGAGCGTTTGCCGATCTGAACATGACGGCGGAGCTATACGGCATGTTCTTCGTTGCCGAGGATGTGTTTGGCGGGGAGAATACAGGCCGTCCGCTGGAGTTGACGTGCTATCGTCGGAACCTGTGGCAATGCTCAGGGCAAATTACCTTGCCTCGAGCCGTGAACAACGTTATAGATGAGCAGGGGCGCCAGACAGCCATTACGGAGCTATATGCGTCCATCACGGGCTTAGAATCGATTGAGGGGAAAGCCGCTGAAATCATCACAATACCGTGGAAAGGCGCAAATCCTCAATtagaagaggccaagatcgCGTCCGCTCCTCCCAATTTGACTCTTGATCTAAGCATTGGCCGAGAGATTGATGCCAACAGAGTCTCTCTGCCCGTCTCCTGGAAGAGACTGCAGTTCAAGCACGCCACCGCTAACAACGGCCGGCGGAAGGGATTGCAGCAGCATTATGTAGTCCAGATCAATTTGCTGGGCAAGACGAAGTCGGGAGAGATTATCAAAATCGCCGAGGTTCAATCCGGCCCGGTCATTGTTCGAGGGCGAAGCCCGCGGAACTTTGACAGTAGAAAGGACGTGCACCTCACCAGTGACAAGAAGCTAGAGAGGAGAAACACAAACAGCACGGACAATCCCACTCCCAAGGCGGAGAGAGACAATTTGCTGGCTTCCCTGCCAAGATACCCATCTGTAAGTGGCAGTTCCCTCAGCACGCCCCTGGCCCTGGCTGGAGGTGTGCTGTTCATACATGGGGTTCTATTTTCAGCATCAGGATACTAACATGACATGCCCAGTCGAATGGAAATGAATGGACTACTCCTCAGGCTGCACCACAGCCCAGCCAGAGTCCGCACCCAGCGAAGCGCATGGCTCTATCTCCTACAGTCTCGCTTCCACCGGTCCCGGCATGGACGACAGAAAACCCCACGGGCAAAGGCCCTCCACCGAACCATCGAAATTCCTTCTCACGGCCGCCCAATCCCACGGTCCCCATCACCCTTTCACTATCAGAGGACGAAAAGAGCCCCAACAGATCAAGTGCTGAGCTGCAGAGCCCACAGCTATCCAAAGCCTACCCAGCGAATGGCCAAAACGCCAGCAACAGCCCGGCTGAGGAAGCAGATCCTCTCTACGAATACTTTCCTCTTAGTGTTGATGACTGGTAAGATGAGACAACTACAAACATTGCCATTTTACGATTTTGGAATCAGGAGACTAACTCTATAATTGTAGGATGCCACCAGTCGATGCTGTATATAGGCCGCACATAGTCCACCACACCATTGCGCCGCCAGAATTCAAGGCTCAGCAGATAGGCCGAAAGGTCAAGCGCTACTTCACCGCCGATTAGAGATCGATGCCCGGTGT contains these protein-coding regions:
- a CDS encoding NDT80 / phoG like DNA-binding family domain-containing protein gives rise to the protein MAAFNSMPAMPAAPTAPNDAMGMNHGPPPPMGMDSFDPELNFHESLLDGSALAPLPFTPSYEFDNFVTTFEDPFSYSSRPFEPITNQDAANDEASPQELDNKLLGFSDPIMHATIVDEAGAFADLNMTAELYGMFFVAEDVFGGENTGRPLELTCYRRNLWQCSGQITLPRAVNNVIDEQGRQTAITELYASITGLESIEGKAAEIITIPWKGANPQLEEAKIASAPPNLTLDLSIGREIDANRVSLPVSWKRLQFKHATANNGRRKGLQQHYVVQINLLGKTKSGEIIKIAEVQSGPVIVRGRSPRNFDSRKDVHLTSDKKLERRNTNSTDNPTPKAERDNLLASLPRYPSSNGNEWTTPQAAPQPSQSPHPAKRMALSPTVSLPPVPAWTTENPTGKGPPPNHRNSFSRPPNPTVPITLSLSEDEKSPNRSSAELQSPQLSKAYPANGQNASNSPAEEADPLYEYFPLSVDDWMPPVDAVYRPHIVHHTIAPPEFKAQQIGRKVKRYFTAD